The genomic window TTAATTTCCTGTGCAAATCCTTTACTGAAACCTGCTGCTGGAATATCAATCGTTAATGATTTGCCTCCGCTTGCAGTCAAATTTATATTTATTGCTACCGTAGTTGCATTTACAAATGCTTGATACAATGTTGACGGATAATCTATAAATGTTATTTTGCCTGTTATCTTTGGCTTATTTTTTCTGACTATCTGTGTTGGATACCTGCTTGTACCGATTGGGAATTGTGCCTCAAGCTGATTGTCTATGTCTAATTGAATATTGTCAACATCTGCCATAGCTGTACCGCCAATAGTAATCGTTGCGTTCAACATCGTTAAGTAATCTGTGACATATGCAGGCGTACTTGTTAATGTTGCGTTGTCTGTGTGATTAAGGCCATACCATTCCATTGTCAGCTTTGCTACATCACCTGCTGCACAAGCCAGCGATAGTTTATTGATATATACACCTGATTGTTTCATTTGTATTGCGACTTCGTTACCTTCGACTGTCAATGATGGCAACTGTCCTGCTGGGTCTAATGTTATAGTGTGTGTATATGTTGTCGTGCCTGCCACTGTTGCCTTACCGAGTGCCCAATAAAATGGATGTGGCAAAGATGCTGTTAGCAATGTGGATAATTTTCCGGTTGGTGTTATTGTGCCTGCCAAGCTTGGCGCATCACCAAGCGAGCCGAAATTCGTTTTGAGGTCTATAGGTTTATGGTCTTGATTTAAGATAAAGCTATCTGTTTGAAAAAATTGTGATACTGTTGCCTGCGCTGTTCCCGGTGTAGTCTCTTTTTTAAAACCTATCCAGCCAAGACCGCCATAATAATTAGCCATTATTCTCACTTCCTTCCGTGTTATCTGTTACTACTGTGTCAGAATTAATTGTATTTATCTGTTGTACATTTACATCATCAACTGTCACTGTACCAACATCCGGTATAAAAACTTCTTTATATAGCATTATCTGGTCTTTACATTTTTCAATTGCTTCCTGTTTAGTCAAGGTTATCACCTCGCATAATATTTCGTATATCTAACTTTTATAAGTGCCATTCTAACCATTCCGTCAAGGTTGTTGCGATATTCAATTTGCGGTATTCCAACTAACATAAGATTGTCATATGGTTGTGGATTCTTAAATATCAAATCTTTGATTTGCTGTGCTGTATCGTTCAAAAAATCCTCATTAGCCTGTCCTCTATCATCACTATTCATTTCTTGTGTTGCATCTACACCTACAAGAATTTGTAAATCCAACGTACTCGTAAATGTGCCGCTTGCTTTCCAGCTAACAGTTTCGCTATCACTATATATCATTACAAGTGGACACCAATCAGCTTTTGGCATAATTGGATATCCACTCATAAATGTTTTTATTCCAGTCAGATTAGTCTGCAATAAATTACTTAAAAATTGTCGTGTCTCTTTCATAAGTTACAACTCCCATTTAAAGGATTTTAACACAGTATCAGCAGCAGGGTGCAAAAACGGATGTGCTTTTGTTCCACGCATAGCTATTGCCCTTTGCAAAGCACCGGCTGGTATGCCTTTTCTTTTTGCCCAAAGCTGCCATGTATTTTCGTTGCCATTCCAAGGCAACCAGTGTGGCTTTGTGCCATACTCAACCGCAAGTGGATAATTAAATCCACTTTGAGTCTTTGCAGGATCATAAACTCTTGTATACAACGAAAATGGCCCGCTTTTAATGACTTCATACGTAATTCTACTTCTTAACAATCCTGATACGCCTACAGGTGCTCTTTTCTTTGCTTCTGCGCTTATCATCAAACCTACTTTTGTAAACTGTTTTTCAACATTTTGTGCCATTTGCTCGACATCTTTCTTTATACTCAATACACCTTCTACCACAATCTCGAGATCCATTTATATCACCTTCGGCCATTTCCTGTATTGATTAGCAACTGCATCCCAGTAGTCGTCACCTGTTAGCCTTCCATTGTACAAGTCGGCATGTTGAAATACCATTGTTATACCATTTGTTGTCATGCTGTTTAATGCAGGGCCTTCCGGCGTATCCTGCTTTACTAATATTTTTTTCGTCATCCAAAGCGCCAATTCCTTAATAGGTTGTGGTAAAACAGAATAT from Thermoanaerobacterium sp. PSU-2 includes these protein-coding regions:
- a CDS encoding phage tail tube protein translates to MANYYGGLGWIGFKKETTPGTAQATVSQFFQTDSFILNQDHKPIDLKTNFGSLGDAPSLAGTITPTGKLSTLLTASLPHPFYWALGKATVAGTTTYTHTITLDPAGQLPSLTVEGNEVAIQMKQSGVYINKLSLACAAGDVAKLTMEWYGLNHTDNATLTSTPAYVTDYLTMLNATITIGGTAMADVDNIQLDIDNQLEAQFPIGTSRYPTQIVRKNKPKITGKITFIDYPSTLYQAFVNATTVAININLTASGGKSLTIDIPAAGFSKGFAQEIKDGPVTADADYTVFQDPSTSNIITVTAVNSVADLTV